CTCGGCCGAGAACTCGTGTGCAAAGAGAGTAAGAAGAACTTCAAAGCAACGGTAGCCATGAGCCAAGACTTTCCGCTGGGCATTGAGTCGTAAGTGTGAAACAGAATATATTAGACAGATTTTCTAACTGCAGTATGATGCTGTATGAGATGGACCGTCTAATTTCACTTTCTTTGCAGGTTGTTAAATGTTTTGGAGGTGATCGCACCTTTCAAGCACTTTAATAAACTCAGAGAATTTGTTCAAATGAAACTCCCACCTGGATTCCCAGTCAAATTAGGTAAACACAGATGCATACACCTCTTTCAGCACTCACTGTTTCATGCTGCTTATACGACTCGTCATCTCCAATTACCCCAACTATGAGTTTTCAATTAGTAAAAATAAAGTTGGAAACTCTGTATTTTATAAAAGCTTAAAATTACCTGAAGCACTTTATCTGTtcttcaggattttgcaaaaatcaaaaacaaaaattcatcaGCAAAGTcagtcggcacagccattgaccagcaaaataaaaatggcactccatgtcaaaaaggttgccgacccctgatctaCATAATAATCTCATAAtacagcgcaacagtgcccgtcactttttcagccatcttggttccggaagtatttttcccattaatttctttcCGTAGGGATTTcagaaaatccttcataaaagagttcatgaatgaaaccaaccagctctgaggtgaatcacaacattacaaactttgatttgaagcaaaaatgtatttaaaaatcagacaaagatacaagactgtgtacttactgtctttaatgagggaatgaactacaatcccatgatgcattgcaattgatgtaatcaaattaaaaatgatgggaaaatataaaactatcgatttaaagttgttgattttacATATAGAATTAATATATTTCACATTAATAGCAAGATATTCAGATACAgattgctgcagagctcttttgtctggattctctgattggtggattatgggtagtgtagttcttcactaggaGTTATGccatcaaacacaatttttaaacaatgaaataacgtggactgatggcttcaatagaagattataccattgatgaacaacctcagagttcACGGTAGCTCTGTCTTTAAGCTTTATAAGTTCATTAACAAACAATTTGTCTATAGAGAAACTGAATGGGATTTTTCCTTGCGGAAcaagactgttgcgctctgtcaCGATCATTCCAACACAACGTGAATGCAGCATTAGTGCAAGTTTCTGCTCTCTGTTACGgtaatgatgatgatgtcattttCTTCTCTAGACATCCCTGTGTTCCCCACCATCACGGCCACCGTGACCTTTCAGGAGTTCCGTTACGATGAGTTCAACGTCTCGATTTTTACGATTCCTAGTGACTATAAAGAGGATCCCAGTCGTTTCCCAGACCTCTGAGCTGCTGTGTCCTGCCGTCTCCACCCTGGGTCCCGTCTCCATCTATTCAACCTGATAATCCTAACCACCCCTCGGTTACTTTTGAGTCAGATATAAATAATGAGATGTTTGCAGATTGAAGCGAACAAGTTTCATTTAGGAAATACTTTACATAATATGGACATAAAGGGATCGTGAGCTGACAGGCCTAGGGAAGTGTTTAACACCGCTGATGGAACCAGTCCCTCGGTCAAAGTGTGGAAGGGAACTGGAGCGCTCAACAGAGACACAGGTGCACTACACTTTATAGTTATGTGTTGATTTCTACACCACGAATGGTTCGAGCGGTTACATTTGAAACAGCGCCTTGGACGTCTGAGCCTTCAGTAAACATCTACTATGTTCCTGGCAGGAAATATGGCATTATAAGTTATGACATGAGCCTCGTTTTCATATATATCTTTGTAAAACTGTTGCAAACTTGTAATCTCTTAAAAGATATGTGTATATTTAGGAAAGAAGCGGACGGCATCTATATATGATTTGAACTGTGTGGAAGCTCACAAAAAACAATGTATATGTCATTTCTACAGATAAGAGAAGCCTTTCTTTGAGCAAGTTGTAAATACCATTTCTTTTACCATTTCTTTTGCTTGTCCTTTGTGTTTTGGTTGCATAATGGGAAATATCTTTTCAGATGGGCGTGTGGTACCAGTGCATCACTTTCCTCTTCACAGTGTTCAGGTGCTTTAGTTACTCAGATCAGTTTATGCTTTCTCACATCCTaataattcatgtttttgaaCAGGGTCAGAATTTAAAGTAGCATATAAGTTTAGTTGGATTTATAGAGTTGCAGTGACTGAACACCATCGGTGGTTTCACGTTATTTTCACCTTGATAGATGGATGTAATGTattcaaatgtaataaaaaaccTTTTGCAATGTAGTATAATTGACATGTATAACTGACACTGTATGTTTACTGAGATATTAGTGCAAAGATGTTTCCAGAAATGTTCAATTATAGCACTTCAGATACGGTGGGGAAATCTTATTTgagtgtttttatgtttttgctgTGTACTGAGGGAACAGGAGCTCACGTCCACTTCGCACCAGCAGTAAGACCGTTGGAGAAATAACCGTTTTGTTGTTCCTCTACAGAATCGATATAAGCTGTAACACTTCCATGTCCCACTACTGGCTAGTGTGGAAAACTCgtgttttgattttattattttatttttactacagTTTCTTTTCCTCTgtccagtgtctttgtttttagTTTTGCTTTATGCCATGAATACTCCTTTCATCTCCGAAATGCATTGAACTCCCTGTTGTACAGTGGGAACCTTGAACCTGCTAGACTTTTACATGACAAattgtacttaataaaatgtcacTGTATTAAACGACAGAGCTCttgtgtttggtttgtttggtccAGGTGGTCACAATAAAAAGTCTGTTTTACACAGTATGACTTTGTTTTGGTTagtgttgtcatgataccaaaatttcagtagtcggtactgataccagtaaaattacacggttctcgataccaatttcgataccacagcaaaaatatgctaacatgagaatgtgctattgaacacaccactttagttatttttaataattaaataattattatgttCCAGAACTCCacgttttaatgtttaatttcatcatcaaaatggggtTTTAATTCTTAtaacggttgctagggtgggcagagtcacatggggtaacctcctcgtggtcgctataatgtggttctcgctctcggggcgcgtggtgagttgtgcgtggatgccgcggagaataacgtgaagttgcgctatgtctccgtggtaacgtgctcaacatgtcacgtgataagatgtgcggattgacagtctcagacgcggaggcaactgagattcgtcctccgccacccggattgagcgcgagtcactacgccaccacgaggacttagagcgcattgggaactggggagaaaaaggggaggaaaataataataaaaaaaagaagtgaaaatagaacttccaacatgtcattgcatttttttcaacagctgtcttgcttgtgatatattgcttaattatcactattattatagtgaacattacattttacaatacTGTCGTAATTTCTTCCATTTCAGacatcgtgcttttattatgacgtgtgttttttgctggaagcttcacttttttttgtcgctgtccttttcagCATATCACGACTCAGCTTTGCCGCCCGATTCAGCTTACCGATGCCCGTTCTgccccggttctccctatggccagtccacccctgctaccggtactgcagacacactggtatcgttacatcttttttattttagtatcgacctggtaccggtacttttgacaacactagttttTGTGTAGTGACATGCCCCTAAAATTAGAGGGAAAATCTTGGTAAAGCCCAAAACATAACATCTAAATTAGTTAGATAGGAATGTTGATTCAGGAAAATGTTACCTGACAAAATCGTCAccactagtgttgtcaaaagtatcagtacttcggtaccaagtcgatactaaaataaaaaaagatgtaatgataccagtgtttctgcagtaatggtagtaccgagcaccgactcgaTCCGGTACCAgcacgcagtatgactgacacatgacTGCTTTAATATGCTCACCGGCTCGTTTTGAacgcgtgctctgttactccttttacactgaaatgagcaattaaattaaaatcgtgacatatcctagtgtgatttattaaaccactaaaggctgCATACTTTAAATCTGACTGCTCATCCACTGGAAACTCCagagacattgagaatcattcacttTGTACGAGATGACacagcagagcactaatccactgtgaaccaaacaccacatgtaaactatatatttatataattaaatcacagcatttgctctTTAATCTCTGCCACCGCAGCAGACAGCTCTCATTCAACCTGCCACCGCAGCAGACAGCTCTCACTCCACCTGCCACCACAGCAGACAGCTCTCACTCCACCTGCCGCCACAGCAGACAGCTCTCACTCCACCTGCCACCGCAGCAGACAGCTCTCACTCCACCTGCCACCGCAGCAGCCAGCTCTCACTCCACCTGCCGCCACAGCAGACAGCTCTCACTCCACCTGCCACCACAGCAGACTCACTGGCTCCGTCACTGTTTAAGCGTCTTCCTCGCGATCCATCACCGTTACTTGAACCTCCCTCTCAATTCGTCAGCATCACAGCTGTTTCCttccaagttgcaaatttaatttaagCAAAAAATCGGAacatcgcaaaaacaatgtgagGAGAAAGCCACGTTTCCATCccttgtgttcaaaagaacaaaattgtcacttctggggaaattgtagccactgtgtgACTCTTTTATGAATAAAATACTCTAGATTTAGGACGCACCAtgacaaaacactttaataactcgTTTCATGACTGCACAACAAAATCCTTGGTGTCTCCACGAGTCCACTCTACAAgagtgttaaaaactaacactgagcagtgttgaatctactctgtgttgaatgttgaattggccaaacagttcatGAGATGACTGATCATTAGTGATGCCAGAATCGAAGAGGAACTACAAGAACAGGAAAATAAGAGAACAAATGAATCTCTCTTACGGAGAAGTACAtcaacttaaatatattattggaCAACAATCTCTTAATATTTTGTAAAAGGATGTCTAAGAGATGTGTTATTTTGTTTTCATATGTGTGCAAAAGCTTATTTATTGAGCAGCATTGACATGTAGCATCATTTGTTAGTTCAATCAGATAAGACACATTATCATAATGTGTGTAAACAAAAAGCTTGACACTCCATAAATGTGTTATACAAACcctaaatatttttacatattaatttattcaatgtTAACTGCTTTTAGAAAATAACCTTACATTTTCAGGAGTACTATTGTACTGCAATGTATGCATTATTGTAACTTTACATTCAAGTGTCAATCACTGCAAACAACAGTGCTACCTACAATACTAAATAGCACTCAAGACGGTATATTATacacattatattttaatattaaaatgtacatcaaCATGAGTTCAtaatcttaaaaacattaatgaacaaaataaggtgtatttaaatatttaagttgccTATATTAAGTTTTTTCCCCCCTAATTTGGGTCACTGTCCCTCAAAATGTTTgtcagattatttagcagagatagaCCCATTGGCATAGGTTCCGGGGGGATGgagggggaggtaaccccccaataatcaaaacaagcaagtacaaccccttaTTTATACTATATTCAATGGAAACATGGACAAATGCTTCATGTTGCATCTGTCGATCTGTTTCTGcaaaatatttcccaaatccacaggacagtctgaggatgaagtcttcaTTCACCCGGCATCGCTCCTTGGTGTGACAACAGGTCCGCACCAGAATTCagatggcctgggacatatgtcgcccGCAGGAAGAGGAGGTGGCACTCGCTCCACAGGAGGCGCTGCCGCGCTAGGCTCATCACTGACAGCAAATGAATTCTGCCCTGGCGATTTACGTATGTCACCACTGTCATGTTGTCCGACTGAATCAGCACATGGTGATTCTGTATCTCAGAATTAAAAGCCTTCAGGACTAGATAGAAGGCTAACAGTTCAGGGGGTTGATGTGCCATGCCTTCttcacacctgtccaggtgccaaaggcTAGACATCCGTCGCACAACGCACCCCAGCCTGCGTTGGACGCATAGCAGAATGCGTGTGCATCTCATGCTCTTTTGTGAGAACGTTCTTATTGAACACAATACACAGAAACAACAATTTGAGTAACATCCTGGTCCCAGAGGAAGGAAATAATTAGGATGTCACAGACCACACAGGGTGGTGACAGCATTCAATATACACACTTCAAGTGTGATTTGTAATGATTAATTTCCCCACCAAGTGAATTCGGGAGGGAAGATTAATTTCAAATTGAGAGCGAGGTTGCCGGCCTACAGACTGAATCGTGTTGCTGTGTGGACCAGCCACGCATCCGTGGAGCGGATAGCTCGCTAGATGAGACTGAGTGCCGCTTACCACCGGGAAACGGTTGTGCACAGTACTCATCATTTTAGGAGGGAATCACTCAAGACAGTGACAACATCCTCCGTGGACCATTCGCAGTATCTGATGCTGCGAGGGACATGGCATCAGCTTCATCGTCAGAACCGCCAAACATAACAAGGTCCCGTGCTCCAACAGAGGACCAGAGCTTGTTACACATAATATATAGGCGAAGCCACTTCAAGAGAAGATCGAGGGGCTCGCAGAGCTTGCGCCAGCACGAGATCCACCTCTGAATCATCTAGCTCAGCCTCTCGGCCCCGCCGTGTGAACCCTTGAGAGTCACAGAAGGGGTAAGTGGGAGAGTGCATGAGgcggaatcgtccctcagaacgaaaTCAATCCgagagcgaagcgtcttgagactcatgctctCACAGTGACGGCAATCGGTCTCCATAAGAGCTGCTTCGGCGTAGCCGCGACCCAAGCAACGAACACAGCTCTCATGACCATCTGACTGTGCCGCTTGGAACACTtgcggaaagacatctttaaaaagacgtgtacaCCCAAGCAGGCCTTTTgtgatatttatacacacacacaatataaacaATAAGCTTATAAGGATTCAAAACTGCTGTCGAAGCACTGCGGGGTATTAGGATTCAGAAGCGGCCCATTCACCAGCGAAGTGGAGTAGAtcttcgccggaacactgcagggaaACGCCTTTCTCGTTGCCGTTAAGATCCCGCCCGCTGACTCGTATATGTCGGCAGCGAAgttgtagagggcttctagacgagagatgctCACAGACTTGGAAGAAAATtatgaggaatggtgtttgcgtgcccgCTTACATACTGGACAGAAtcgtgcctaaaagggcggggcttaaacaccatagccaatcggTGTTATTgcagaagggtttcaactaggtcgtcagAAAAGGATTTTCCTATGTGTCAGCATGATGCAATGACGAGTGAACTGAATCATAAGGGAACTGGTTACCCTTTGTTTCTTGACAAAAAGATATACATAAGCATCACATTCAGTGACATTTTGGATTACAACCGAATTTTGTCCGATTAGTTTATATAAATATGACGTTTAATGGTGAAAGCACAAAAAGGagccaatattttttttcccccccaagttttattttcaatttgtaacTGCAAACAGTACAGATAAATCATTTTCTTAGCAAACTACAGTCTATGATGATGGGTGTGTTCACTACAGAAAAACAATGCAGCAGATAAACCTGAACTTTCTGATTACATTAACTGTCATGACCTGCGAGAAGAGTAATCCAGTTTACGTGCATTTCCAATATGCAACTTTAAAAAGACAAACGTATTCCAACTAACTCAggctaaatataaaaagaaacaaaatgcaatttcttAAAGAAAAACTGCCTGTTATCCAAGCACGTTTAATTAGAGGGTAATTGCTTTAAATAGAAACTGACATCCGAAATGGTTGTATTTTTCAGGGTTAAGTCAAAAATTGACTGTGtacattaaatatacagtataacaccTTTCCACAGTAGCCGTATCGAAAGAAAACGGCTCTAAAATCTTGGGAGTACACATTTAAGACAAGCATGTACCAGTAGCTAAATACAGCAGATTCTGAGGATGCAGAGTTTAAAAAACGAACAAAAAGGAATGAATCTGTTCAGAGAGGAAAGAGTTGTCAGACTAATGTAGGAGAAGCTTTCCTCGATCCAAACTCTATTTAACAATGAGAGAAACACTGATCAGTGGGATTGGGCTGTTTTCAGTCGCTCATGTCCATGTCTTCGTCTCGCTGGTCTTCGCTGTTGCCGTCCGACTCTCCGCGTCCCGCATCATCTGCGCTGTCTGCTTGAGGCTCTTTGGCCTGCGGTGACGAGGCGGTGTCAGAGTTCCTCTCTCGCTCTTCCTCGTGCTCACTGTCGTAACCCTGCTCTTCCTCATCGTAATCCCTGGTCACCTTCAGCATAGAAACAACGTACAATTTAAAAGCTGACTACACAGAAACATCCAATGAGAACTTTCAGCTAAATAAAACATCATGCTGCAAGTTGTTCCTGGAACTTGACCTCAGATTTCAATACTGCTGATTTTTTCAAGGTAAGGGGGGGGAAGTCGGTCTCATTCTAGAGAAAACAAATGAAGTGTCATACCTTCAGATTTCCCTTCTCACTGTCTGACTTCCTGTCTCGCTCCTTATCTTTGTCTTTGATCTTCTTGCTGGTGGAACGTTCTCTTTTGTCTCGATTTCTGTCCCGATCATCTTTCCTGTCTCTGTCACGGTCTCTCTCACGATCTTTAtccttctttttctcttttttatgtCTGAGAGAGACAGAACATGGTTTTTAGGTTATAGCTGGCCTGAAGAGCAAGACATTATCGCATAAATCTGAGGCAAGTGTGCAGTACCTGCGGGGAGATGGCGAGCGGGACAGTTTTCTCTTGGGAGATCGGGATTTCTTTGGAGAACGAGACATGCTGCGACTTCTCCTGTGCCGTTTACTGGAGGAAGAAACATTTGCTGGTCAGAATGAGCTTTTATCTGCTTAAAACTGCAATACGTTGCTGAATTCCAGACAACATTCCATTATTTTGGAGGTGTAATGCTCAAAGTCCCAAAAGAAATTCTTCACTAGCATTTTGCATATGGTCTTTAACTTTTAAGAGAAACAATAAATTGCTTACGTTCAGATGTCATTTTACACAAGACTCACAAAAGCTTACCGGCTGGTACTGCGTGACCGTCTGGCGCTGCTGTAGCTCTTCGGTGGCGTTTTTGAACGTTTCCTGATCTTGTCATCCTTCCTTCGATCCCTACATCAGAGACGAGACACAAAGATCTGTATGAGGAAGTGAACCACTGCTGCTCCAAAATTACCCAAGAGTCAAATCCATATTACTGGACAACGTTTTATTTACTCAAAGCACATTTTTTACTGGCGCCTGGTATGATGACTCAAAACTCACCTGGACCGGGAACGTCTGCTGCGATCCCTGGAATGAGACCTCCTCCTCCTGGGGCTCTTTGACCTCCTACGGCTCCTGGAGCGAGATCTCCGTCTGGAATGACTCTTAGAACGCCTGCAGTCGTATCAGATTCAAATCAGACCATgactgataatatatatatatatatatatatatatatatatatatggatttaAGCTCAAATACTACTTTtacacactttttgaccaatgaattttccAGTTATTTTGATATCGATTTTACCGATTAGTCGATACCGATAGTTGTTCTCTAATTTAACCTAAGATgttttacacatatatatatcacattaaaattgattatgtaccattatataaataaatacaaattagaggtcgactgatattggtttgtgctgattcgataatgtgctgaaaggcaattaatctgccaatagtttttaaaacttgTAGCCTATATTAATGTTCTtggtctttccttcctgtgatggggagggccagacagaggatacaagagtccaaactgaattaaattccagatgcagtttatggtgcaaccaaaataccaataaccgGGGGAAAACTAGATTTGATTCAtcgtgcagaacttttcactttaaaagctgaaaaacaccagggacttttattttgaaatgtttgcgcttcactgcttccagctgctcattcagacagataagggaaataatcTATAACatataaacattgtcatatttcatcaacagttgatcattagtgatggaGTGTCATATATTTCTGATATgtcctaatgattgtgaactgctctgtaacagctggaaacactcacaagcccccgcgtgcttagagaaaatacaacagtgctgcgttttcacttaagtacacagcgcatgcatttatttaaatcatattcttttgaagtctgataatcacattaggtcgtATCACTACTCCTGTCTTTcctcccccaaatttatgacctcttgttgtatcatttaagacatTAAGGATCCACGGGAACCCCGTCTTGTGTCGGTCAtattaaggaaagactaagaaaaatgtttaacattctataaatcgattttaaaaactattggccgattaatcgattatctgTCTTTCCACCACATTAGTTATTGAtttctgcaaaatccactatcggacAACATCTATTTTTATTAGTAGTCAAACGCTccataaaaaatttatttaattcagacaGCTTTGCTAATCAATCATTTagactgattcattgaaaataactcaaaacaatgattttgcTCATGAATTAAACACAATGACTTGTGAACAGGTTTTTCCCAATAAGAGTGAtatctagccaatgaaatatttgaGTTGAgcgcagtaaaaaaaaacattgttcaatTCTGAGACCTGGAAAACACAATATTGCCAGGCTTTCAAGATCTGAATGTCCCATGTCCCCACAAACCTGTGTCTTGAACGGGAACGGGACCTCCTGCGTCTGGATCTGGATCTGGAGCGCTTCCGTTTATCATCCTTCTTACCTGAGGAAACACGCTCCttagtgcaacgctctatcattTAACTCTGAACAGCAATAGAGGGCAGTTCACTGACAGAAACGCTCAAATATCAAAGAGTAGgaatgcaccgatctgatacctggatcggtatcagctATCGGTCTGATGagtccgatccaaatccgatactatgtgttagtcatgttcgttactgtaaTTGGAccgatatcttacaactaaactgaacaaaaaaaagagatctgaatccttaaGTCCAGATACAATTTGAAAATTTCCagaaaactggcttcttttctactgaacacttaCACT
This DNA window, taken from Myxocyprinus asiaticus isolate MX2 ecotype Aquarium Trade chromosome 37, UBuf_Myxa_2, whole genome shotgun sequence, encodes the following:
- the LOC127428191 gene encoding serine/arginine-rich splicing factor 11-like isoform X2 codes for the protein MAALAMAAPNSLSAEQLMKIMASMDPKLNPLTAGLNLTPGLKADASNKEIEEAMKRVREAQSLISAAIEPGSKKDDKRKRSRSRSRRRRSRSRSRHRRSKSHSRRRSRSRSRRRSKSPRRRRSHSRDRSRRSRSRDRRKDDKIRKRSKTPPKSYSSARRSRSTSRKRHRRSRSMSRSPKKSRSPKRKLSRSPSPRRHKKEKKKDKDRERDRDRDRKDDRDRNRDKRERSTSKKIKDKDKERDRKSDSEKGNLKVTRDYDEEEQGYDSEHEEERERNSDTASSPQAKEPQADSADDAGRGESDGNSEDQRDEDMDMSD
- the LOC127428191 gene encoding serine/arginine-rich splicing factor 11-like isoform X1, with translation MTSSTNVIQVTNVSPSSTAEQMRTLFGFIGNIDELKLFPPDDSPLPVTSRVCFVKFHEPESVGVSQHLTNTVFVDRALIVVPFAEGVIPDESKALSLLAPANAVAGLLPGGGLLPTPNPVPSIGGVGLGGLGGPNLDPMAALAMAAPNSLSAEQLMKIMASMDPKLNPLTAGLNLTPGLKADASNKEIEEAMKRVREAQSLISAAIEPGSKKDDKRKRSRSRSRRRRSRSRSRHRRSKSHSRRRSRSRSRRRSKSPRRRRSHSRDRSRRSRSRDRRKDDKIRKRSKTPPKSYSSARRSRSTSRKRHRRSRSMSRSPKKSRSPKRKLSRSPSPRRHKKEKKKDKDRERDRDRDRKDDRDRNRDKRERSTSKKIKDKDKERDRKSDSEKGNLKVTRDYDEEEQGYDSEHEEERERNSDTASSPQAKEPQADSADDAGRGESDGNSEDQRDEDMDMSD